One part of the Arthrobacter sp. EM1 genome encodes these proteins:
- a CDS encoding (2Fe-2S)-binding protein, translated as MQISMTVNGNEVTNDIEPRVLLVHYIREVLGLTGTHWGCDTSNCGTCVVLMDGQPVKSCTVLAAMAAGHDIRTVEGLASGATLDPVQQGFMEEHGLQCGFCTPGMMLTARALLDKNPHPDSTEIRQAISGQICRCTGYATIVRSVQWAASHPAGADSDATVDEVIDGTDTVVEDIAAHTEDAEVKA; from the coding sequence ATGCAAATCAGCATGACCGTCAACGGCAACGAAGTCACCAACGACATTGAGCCCCGTGTGCTCCTGGTCCACTACATCCGCGAGGTCCTGGGCCTGACCGGCACCCATTGGGGATGCGACACCAGCAACTGCGGCACCTGCGTGGTCCTGATGGACGGCCAGCCGGTGAAGTCCTGCACGGTCCTCGCGGCGATGGCGGCAGGACACGACATCCGCACCGTCGAAGGGCTCGCCAGCGGCGCAACCCTTGACCCTGTCCAGCAGGGCTTTATGGAGGAACACGGGCTGCAGTGCGGCTTCTGCACTCCCGGCATGATGCTGACCGCCCGTGCCCTGCTGGACAAGAACCCGCACCCGGACAGCACCGAGATCAGGCAGGCCATTTCGGGCCAGATCTGCCGGTGCACCGGCTACGCCACGATCGTCCGGTCGGTGCAGTGGGCAGCCTCCCACCCGGCGGGCGCCGACAGCGACGCCACGGTCGACGAGGTCATCGACGGAACCGACACCGTGGTTGAGGACATCGCAGCGCACACGGAAGACGCAGAGGTGAAGGCATGA
- a CDS encoding aerobic carbon-monoxide dehydrogenase large subunit, which translates to MTVIHERPSNPAAGDSDRPIGYGRIQRKEDPRFVRGKGNYLDDIVLPGMLHGAILRAPVAHARLVSIDTTNALAHPKVLAVITGKDLLGLKLAWAPTLSADVQAVLVTDKVRFQGQEVAFVVAEDRYAARDALELIDVEYDVLPPVIDARKALDAGAPVIRDEIEGRTDNHIFDWEMGDKAETEAVFASADVVVSQEIVYPRVHPAPMETCGAIADFDAVDGKLTLYETTQAPHAHRTLFAIVAGIPEHKIRVVSPDIGGGFGNKVGIYPGYILAVVGSIVTGRPVKWVEDRSENLMSTSFARDYIMQGEIAATKEGKILAVRTNVLADHGAFNATAQPTKNPAGFFSIFTGSYDLKAAYCSVTGVYTNKAPGGVAYACSFRVTEAVYLVERMVDILARKLEMDPAELRLKNFIKPEQFPYANKTGWVYDSGNYEPAMRLSMQLAGYDELRREQQEKRARGELMGIGISFFTETVGAGPRKHFDIVGLGMADGAELRVHPTGKAVVRLSVQSQGQGHETTFAQIVAEELGIPPEDIDVVHGDTDQTPFGLGTYGSRSTPVSGGAVALVARKVREKAKLIAAAMLETRPEDLEWEKGRWFVKGDPSAGKTIPEIAMAAHGTMTLPEGVDGNLDAEVTYDPPNLTFPFGAYICVVDIDPGTGHVKVRRFIAVDDCGTRINPMIIEGQVHGGLTDGVGMALMEIIEFDADGNCLGGSFMDYLIPTAMEVPDWETGFTVTPSPHHPIGAKGIGESATVGSPPAIVNAVVDALAPYGVVHMDMPCTPARVWAAMQGRARPPI; encoded by the coding sequence ATGACAGTCATCCACGAACGGCCGTCCAATCCGGCGGCCGGTGACTCGGACCGCCCGATCGGCTACGGCCGTATCCAGCGCAAGGAGGACCCGCGCTTTGTGCGGGGCAAAGGCAACTACCTGGACGACATTGTCCTGCCCGGCATGCTGCATGGCGCCATCCTGCGCGCCCCCGTCGCGCACGCCCGGCTGGTCTCCATCGACACCACCAATGCCCTCGCCCACCCCAAGGTCCTCGCCGTCATTACCGGCAAGGACCTGCTTGGCCTCAAGCTCGCGTGGGCCCCCACGCTCTCGGCGGATGTCCAGGCAGTCCTGGTAACTGACAAGGTCCGCTTCCAGGGCCAGGAAGTCGCCTTCGTCGTGGCCGAGGACCGCTACGCAGCCCGCGACGCGCTCGAGCTGATTGACGTCGAATACGACGTCCTGCCCCCGGTCATCGACGCCCGGAAGGCCCTCGACGCCGGCGCCCCCGTGATCCGCGACGAGATCGAGGGCCGGACGGACAACCACATTTTCGACTGGGAAATGGGCGACAAAGCCGAAACCGAAGCCGTCTTCGCGAGCGCCGATGTCGTTGTCTCACAGGAGATCGTCTACCCGCGCGTGCACCCCGCCCCGATGGAGACGTGCGGCGCGATTGCCGACTTCGACGCCGTCGACGGCAAGCTGACCCTGTACGAAACCACGCAGGCCCCGCATGCCCACCGCACCCTGTTCGCGATCGTCGCCGGGATCCCCGAGCACAAGATCCGTGTGGTGTCCCCGGACATCGGCGGCGGCTTTGGCAACAAGGTCGGCATCTACCCCGGCTACATCCTCGCCGTCGTCGGCTCGATCGTCACCGGCCGCCCGGTGAAATGGGTGGAGGACCGCTCCGAGAACCTGATGTCCACCTCCTTCGCCCGCGACTACATCATGCAGGGCGAGATTGCGGCCACCAAGGAAGGCAAGATCCTCGCGGTGCGCACCAACGTCCTGGCCGACCACGGTGCGTTCAACGCCACTGCGCAGCCCACTAAGAACCCGGCCGGCTTCTTCTCCATCTTCACCGGAAGCTATGACTTGAAAGCCGCGTACTGCTCCGTCACTGGCGTCTATACGAACAAGGCACCCGGCGGCGTCGCCTACGCCTGCTCGTTCCGCGTCACGGAGGCCGTTTACCTCGTCGAGCGGATGGTGGACATCCTGGCCCGCAAACTGGAAATGGACCCGGCGGAACTGCGGCTGAAGAACTTCATCAAGCCCGAACAGTTCCCTTACGCCAATAAGACCGGCTGGGTGTACGACTCCGGCAACTACGAGCCCGCGATGCGGCTCTCGATGCAGCTCGCCGGCTACGACGAACTGCGCCGCGAGCAGCAGGAGAAGCGCGCCCGGGGCGAACTGATGGGGATCGGCATCTCCTTCTTCACCGAGACCGTTGGTGCCGGCCCCCGCAAGCACTTCGACATTGTGGGCCTCGGCATGGCCGACGGTGCCGAACTGCGGGTCCATCCCACCGGCAAGGCAGTGGTCCGCCTCTCGGTGCAAAGCCAGGGCCAAGGCCACGAAACGACGTTCGCGCAGATCGTCGCCGAAGAACTGGGCATCCCGCCGGAAGACATCGACGTCGTCCACGGCGACACCGACCAGACGCCGTTCGGCCTCGGCACCTACGGGAGCCGCTCGACGCCGGTGAGCGGCGGCGCCGTCGCCCTCGTCGCCCGCAAGGTGCGGGAGAAGGCGAAGCTGATCGCCGCAGCCATGCTGGAGACCCGGCCCGAGGACCTCGAATGGGAGAAAGGCCGCTGGTTCGTCAAAGGAGATCCCAGCGCCGGGAAGACCATCCCGGAAATCGCCATGGCTGCCCATGGCACCATGACGCTGCCCGAGGGTGTTGATGGCAACCTCGACGCCGAGGTCACCTACGACCCGCCGAACCTCACGTTCCCGTTCGGAGCCTACATCTGCGTGGTCGACATCGATCCGGGCACCGGGCACGTCAAGGTCCGTCGCTTCATCGCCGTCGACGACTGCGGCACCCGGATCAACCCGATGATCATCGAGGGCCAGGTCCACGGCGGGCTGACCGACGGCGTCGGGATGGCCCTGATGGAGATCATCGAGTTCGACGCCGACGGCAACTGCCTGGGTGGATCGTTTATGGACTACCTGATCCCCACCGCGATGGAGGTGCCGGACTGGGAGACCGGATTCACGGTCACGCCGTCCCCGCACCACCCCATTGGGGCGAAAGGCATCGGCGAGTCCGCCACCGTCGGCTCACCGCCGGCGATTGTGAATGCCGTCGTCGACGCACTGGCCCCCTACGGGGTGGTTCACATGGACATGCCCTGCACACCGGCCCGGGTCTGGGCCGCCATGCAGGGCCGGGCAAGGCCGCCGATCTGA
- a CDS encoding XdhC family protein has product MAPTGDSLAARANDLASRREPFVHATVVRAQHPTSAHAGDTALILPGGEIQGFVGGSCVESSVREYSLQVLASQEPLLLRVVPGEPSRSAEEGAVEVSNPCLSGGAIEIFLQPRIPAPRVLVVGTTPVAQALESLGSGVGMAVELTDGESAAPRGDDAALIVASHGKAEEAALESALRAGVPYVALVASGTRGAAVLESLDVDPAQRSRVFTPAGLQLGARTPGEIALSILAQLIQERSTSRQPATADPATAAEVPPTAIDPVCGMSVAAADSSIHLAHNGVTVYFCSPGCRAAFRKDPEHYDLTP; this is encoded by the coding sequence ATGGCACCGACTGGAGATTCCCTCGCGGCCCGGGCGAATGACCTCGCCTCCCGCCGTGAGCCGTTTGTGCACGCCACTGTGGTCCGGGCCCAGCACCCCACCAGCGCCCACGCCGGGGATACAGCCCTCATCCTGCCCGGCGGCGAGATCCAGGGCTTCGTCGGCGGGAGCTGCGTCGAGTCCTCGGTGCGGGAGTACAGCCTGCAGGTCCTGGCCTCGCAGGAACCCCTGCTGCTGCGCGTTGTCCCCGGCGAGCCGTCCCGCAGTGCTGAGGAGGGGGCTGTTGAGGTGTCCAACCCCTGCCTGAGCGGCGGGGCGATCGAGATCTTCCTTCAGCCGCGCATCCCGGCGCCCCGGGTTCTGGTGGTCGGTACAACGCCCGTGGCCCAGGCGCTCGAGAGCCTCGGCTCCGGCGTCGGAATGGCAGTGGAACTCACGGACGGCGAATCCGCGGCTCCGCGGGGAGACGACGCAGCGCTGATTGTGGCCTCCCACGGCAAGGCGGAGGAGGCCGCGCTTGAGTCCGCACTGCGTGCCGGGGTGCCGTATGTCGCGCTTGTGGCCAGTGGGACCCGGGGCGCAGCGGTACTGGAATCCCTTGACGTCGACCCGGCGCAGCGTTCGCGGGTGTTCACCCCGGCCGGCTTGCAGCTGGGGGCCCGCACTCCCGGCGAAATCGCGCTCTCGATCCTGGCGCAGCTCATCCAGGAGCGGTCGACATCACGGCAGCCGGCGACGGCAGACCCGGCGACGGCAGCGGAAGTTCCGCCCACCGCGATCGACCCGGTCTGCGGCATGTCCGTTGCGGCGGCCGACTCCTCGATCCACCTTGCGCACAACGGTGTGACCGTCTACTTCTGTTCACCCGGCTGCCGTGCCGCCTTCCGCAAAGATCCGGAGCACTATGACCTCACCCCCTGA
- a CDS encoding MoxR family ATPase — protein sequence MNAAARAGAEEDIQRRIPDVASLVSALDSSDYLADVGLATALFLAVRLPQPLLLEGEAGVGKTEVAKTLAGLLDTPLYRLQCYEGIDAGEALYEWNHQRQLLGIRLAEVRDASVTETDLFGPEYLLRRPLLQAIEHPGPRPAVLLLDEIDRADAEFEAFTFELLAEAAVTIPELGTIRATHPPIVILTSNRTRDLHDALTRRCLYHWIDYPGPERIAEIVRRRVPASSGPLALQAAAMITRLRTLDLAKPPGISEAIDWVSALAVLGIEHIDSTTAERTLGSIVKNRDDLELVGARGANWLVAGAGG from the coding sequence GTGAACGCCGCTGCGCGCGCCGGCGCGGAGGAGGATATCCAGCGGCGGATCCCCGACGTTGCGTCCCTGGTCTCGGCGCTGGACAGCAGCGACTACCTGGCCGACGTCGGACTGGCCACCGCGCTGTTCCTGGCCGTCCGGCTGCCTCAGCCACTTCTCCTGGAGGGCGAAGCGGGCGTCGGCAAGACCGAGGTGGCGAAGACCCTTGCCGGACTGCTGGATACGCCGCTGTACCGGCTGCAGTGCTACGAGGGGATCGACGCCGGCGAGGCCCTCTACGAGTGGAACCACCAGCGGCAGCTCCTCGGCATCCGGCTTGCCGAAGTGCGGGATGCCTCCGTGACCGAGACCGACCTCTTCGGCCCGGAGTACCTGCTGCGCCGGCCGCTGCTGCAGGCGATCGAACATCCCGGACCGCGCCCGGCGGTGCTGCTGCTGGACGAGATCGACCGCGCCGACGCCGAATTCGAGGCCTTCACCTTCGAATTGCTCGCCGAAGCCGCCGTCACGATCCCGGAACTGGGCACCATCCGGGCCACCCATCCCCCGATCGTTATTCTGACTTCCAACCGGACACGGGACCTGCACGATGCCCTGACGCGGCGATGCCTGTACCACTGGATCGATTACCCCGGTCCGGAGCGGATCGCTGAAATTGTCCGCCGCCGTGTGCCTGCCAGCAGCGGCCCGCTCGCTTTGCAGGCCGCCGCCATGATCACCAGGCTACGCACGCTGGACCTCGCGAAACCGCCGGGGATCTCCGAGGCCATCGACTGGGTGTCCGCCCTCGCCGTGCTTGGCATCGAGCACATTGACTCGACGACAGCGGAACGAACCCTCGGGTCGATCGTCAAGAACCGCGACGACCTGGAACTGGTTGGCGCCCGGGGGGCCAACTGGCTTGTGGCCGGTGCAGGCGGGTGA
- a CDS encoding nucleotidyltransferase family protein, protein MTSPPERPPARHRTAGLILAAGASRRLGRAKQLLPYGTGVLLDAVLAVARDCGLEQTVLVLGGSAGEVRRTVDTTGCEIVLNPDFGAGCSSSIAAGIAALHPETGAVLLLLGDQPGVRSVDARALLRLLAADTDHGGKNAPGIAVCRYDDGVGHPLAFTRRMLPDLAALHGDKAVWKLLEQRSDDAVELRVPGPVPLDVDTDEDYRRVLAGLEGEL, encoded by the coding sequence ATGACCTCACCCCCTGAACGTCCACCCGCACGGCACCGGACGGCGGGGCTGATCCTGGCGGCCGGAGCGTCGCGGCGCCTGGGCCGGGCCAAGCAGCTGCTTCCCTACGGGACGGGGGTGCTCCTCGACGCCGTGCTTGCTGTCGCCCGGGACTGCGGCCTTGAGCAGACCGTGCTGGTCCTGGGAGGCTCTGCCGGGGAGGTCCGGCGCACGGTCGACACCACAGGCTGCGAGATTGTGCTCAACCCGGACTTCGGGGCGGGCTGTTCCTCCTCGATCGCCGCCGGCATCGCTGCTCTCCACCCGGAAACGGGCGCCGTGCTCCTGCTGCTTGGTGACCAGCCGGGTGTCCGTTCCGTCGACGCCCGCGCCCTGCTGCGGCTCCTGGCCGCTGATACGGATCATGGTGGAAAAAATGCCCCCGGCATCGCCGTCTGCCGCTACGACGACGGCGTCGGCCACCCCCTGGCGTTTACCCGTCGGATGCTCCCGGACCTGGCCGCCCTGCACGGCGACAAGGCAGTCTGGAAGCTGCTGGAGCAGCGGTCCGACGACGCGGTCGAACTTCGCGTTCCGGGACCCGTGCCGCTCGACGTCGACACCGACGAGGACTACCGGCGGGTCCTGGCCGGGCTGGAGGGCGAGCTGTGA